The genome window CTCGGCGAATTCGCCGACGCCTTGCCGTCGCAGCTTTCGGGTGGCATGGCTCAGCGTGTCGGCATCGCCCGGGCGTTGGCCGTAAAGCCTGAAATCCTGCTGCTCGACGAGCCTTTCGGCGCGCTCGACGCCATGACCAAGATCACCATGCAGGAAGAGCTCGCTCGCATCTGGCGGGAGGAGAAAGTGACGATGATCCTCGTCACGCACGATCTTGAGGAGGCGGTCTATCTCGCCGACCGGGTCCTCATCCTCTCCAAGGAAAAGGGTGGCCGCACCCGCGAGATCGAGATCGACCTTCCGCGGCCGCGCAACCGCAGCGAGGCGCGCTTCGTCAGGTTTCGCGAACAACTGTTGAACGCCTTTGGGCTGCACTGAAGTTTGGCTAAGTAGCCTTTGAGAAAGAGAATGATATGGCCCAGCGTGACGGTCAGTTGAGCCCCGGCGCGTTCCTTTTATACACCGGCCAGTCTATCTCTCATCCTGAGAAGCTTTGTCGCCTCGGTCATCGCGGCGCCTTTTTCCGGGATCTATACGCTACGCCTTGAACGGCTTTACACCTGTCATATCCGCCAGCTTGTCCATGAGCCTGTCCTGATACGCCGGGTCCGTGACCCCTGCGGCGGGCTGGCGTCGTTGGCGATGGTACCAATAGGCGCCGCTGATCTTGGCGGCTTCATCGTCGCTTGTCGCGAGCCAGGTCTGTGTCTGATGGCCCATCTGAAGATCATCGGGCGCTCCGACCCCGCCCATCTTCGTCGGTACCCAGCCGGGGTCTACCGCATTGCTGAGGACCTCCGGCCAGTGGCGTGCAACGGCGGCTGCGAGCGTGGCGACATGTAGCTTGCTTTCCGAATAGGCCTGGCTTGCATTCCATGAGCGTTGTTTCCAGTCGATATCATCGATGGACCCGCCGCCGCTCTGGTGCATGCCGCTGCTGAGGTAGACCAAGCGATCGGGTCGTTCGATCAGGGCCGTGAGTAGGTAAGGCGCGAGCGTATTGACCGCCAAGATTTTCGCATGGCCTTCGGCCGTCTCTCCGCGGCTTCTCTCGAGGTAGATGCCGGCATTGTGGATGATAGCGTTCATACGCCCGATCTCGTTGACATGATCCGCAATGGACCGCGTCTCCGCATCGCTGCTGAGATCGCCGATGACGACTGCCAAAGCCCTGGATTTCAAGTGGGCGACAGCCGAAGCTCTGTCGCGTGACCGTGCATGCAATACGACTTCATGGCCGTCATCCATG of Rhizobium sp. NXC24 contains these proteins:
- a CDS encoding SDR family NAD(P)-dependent oxidoreductase, which codes for MSRVFVTGSTDGLGLAAARALMDDGHEVVLHARSRDRASAVAHLKSRALAVVIGDLSSDAETRSIADHVNEIGRMNAIIHNAGIYLERSRGETAEGHAKILAVNTLAPYLLTALIERPDRLVYLSSGMHQSGGGSIDDIDWKQRSWNASQAYSESKLHVATLAAAVARHWPEVLSNAVDPGWVPTKMGGVGAPDDLQMGHQTQTWLATSDDEAAKISGAYWYHRQRRQPAAGVTDPAYQDRLMDKLADMTGVKPFKA